The Nitrospirota bacterium DNA segment CCCTGACAGCGGCCTGCCTGATTGAATTGCCAACCATGGTAGGCACATTCGACGCAGTCGCCGTTCATTTTCCCAAACGAGAGCGGCATGCCTCGATGGGGACAAATGTCGCGCATGGCTGCGACCGCACCCTGCGCCGTCTTGCAGACCAGGATGGGCAGACCTAAGAGGACAGTCCCTTTCAGGCTGTCGGGAGCGAGTTCACTGCTCAGGCAGGCGGGATACCAAAAACCGAGCAGTGGCGCGCTCTTGGATGGCTTAATTTCGGTAATGAAGTCGCTATTCATGGAAAAAGGAAGGAGGCACGTGAGAGGACCAGCCTGCTTGTGAATATAACGAGCAGGTCACAGAACGTCAAGCCAGCAGGTGGTGGACCATCTTCTTTACCCATAGCAGGGAGTAGCCGGATCAACGATTCATTTTTTATCTTAGCGGGGTGGCCTGCTTGGGCTCCCATTGCGCGCGTCCAACGAGGGCCTTCCCCTTACATCACATCTGTTCAGGGAGTCGCCAGACTGTCCTTCACTGCGCGCATCGGACGAGCACCGTTTCATCGTGCGCGTTCTGCGAGCAAGAAGGATGGTCTGGCGGCTCCCTGATCTTCCTCCCTTCCTTGACAGCAAAAAGAAGCAGAGACTATAGTTTAATTCGCGTTGAAATGGCCGGTTTCAGACGTTTCAGACAGAAAAGAGGTCGTTATGACAATTGCGCAGATGGACCCGGCGGTGGCCTTGGCAGACTTGCAGGCTTCCAAGCCCGATAGAGTGACGATTGTGTTATTGAGCGGCGACATGGACAAGGCGATGGCGGCGTTCATCATTGCCACGGGGGCGGCTGCCATGGGAATGAAGGTCACCGTCTTTTTCACGTTCTGGGGCCTCAATACCATTCGCCGGAAAGGTGTCGCCAGCTCCGCGAAGGACTGGCTTCGTCGCATGTTCGGCCTGCTGAACACCGGAGGTGCGGATACTCTCCCTCTCTCCCGGTTCCATTTCTGGGGCCTGGGCACGAAGATGATGAAAAAGGTCATGAAGCAGAACCGGATGCCTGGTGTGCCGGAGCTGATGGATACGGCGCTGGACCTCGGTGTGCACTTCATTGCCTGCACGACCACCATGGGGCTGATGGGGATCACGAAAGATACCCTTAT contains these protein-coding regions:
- a CDS encoding DsrE/DsrF/DrsH-like family protein, which gives rise to MDPAVALADLQASKPDRVTIVLLSGDMDKAMAAFIIATGAAAMGMKVTVFFTFWGLNTIRRKGVASSAKDWLRRMFGLLNTGGADTLPLSRFHFWGLGTKMMKKVMKQNRMPGVPELMDTALDLGVHFIACTTTMGLMGITKDTLIEGIDQFAGVTTYLAEAKQGSVNLFI